Proteins found in one Takifugu rubripes chromosome 17, fTakRub1.2, whole genome shotgun sequence genomic segment:
- the pcm1 gene encoding pericentriolar material 1 protein isoform X4 → MASGGAPFDDGAEELHNWTAPNCSLEDRLNNMDWGVQQKKANRSSEKNRKKLSAPMVESRLTNDISPESTPGAGRRRARTPHSFPHVKYTTQMSVPDQAELDKLRQRINFTDMDERSIGSDSQGRVTAANNQRQIAAENKKTHNFLPLHVNTNKSRDLLGPSSSAPATPAISQEMKKQGPGLRDALTPLVPMKDTPRPSRGGNGRGAGLKGELGRDQIDSSQVVSKLVQIREYISKASSMRDDLVEKNDVPANVERLSHLINHLKQQEKSYLRFLQKMLTRENEDDDVGTLDSAVGSGSLADSTSLNTEVRSSDASNAVGSWPEMVQAEQMEELENLRKQHELLKKMLEQQHQLRALQGRQEALMAMQESAEQAIAAIEDTVVTETTGSVSGLSITSELNEELNDLIQRFHNQLHDSRTQAVPDNRRQAESLSLSREVCWSRAPQAIGPPQHRPLLHSASGPHTDLDPEATAASAKLTKLQELQDKKQTMDKILQELHSLRDQTLNNSSCRGFSTQCSLNMGESSDCPALCSNEASSSTSFHPAPTQHQDGSSSTDKLRKLKEVHKRLNELRELVQYYEQTSDMMVDAVNENVKDDDDEEEEEEDETDDGSMFETMFESEQDNRHSVTNIRNPQRGGNWVDLNSLTNSHTVRGGNSNNQDGRLNTECEINNRSAANLRSLNIPSTIECQYNRDTRYNEVKDEDEDVLDNEEGARAAAAPDSEGSSRRSSLGNAGEFVHKVHQQKVKQKLRQLQELMAMVQSDDTDGTTANEDDILHQQPNNTRAGPKPSPREPGLSSKAREKLYEEKIRQQKQELKQLHDEHKRLTEIQGKIRDLQWACPDLQSSVCSTGSQQGLLRKVPVTPVSIPGPVQTAVSSGPKPNVSLLKKAAPEPAVAPVADNELWSEMRRHQILREELRHRRKHLEYLIAEHQRRSGPTDSPRHNRGSLASPSHTVSRDERTMATWGSSPCQLEDDEDEEYNTEMGADEEEEQDECTEGSSDDDIQICSRNQSSYSNRKNQGSNRNPPILISGDGGGNTPLHNKTKAQEPQRSENRHGSARRQENVRWASELSFAEGSRHWQEQVSQLQRQMDFSTSMCQTLLQDQQTLSYMLQTLLTGQYSILPNNLSSPQVHLIMHQLNQCYTQLAWQQNNIQRLKQVMNELLCQQQQSSSAPSGWQTQKQSSFQESNCGPSAPPGVVPIFSVPNPSANNMAASPMPSFSHSLNAFSLFPAPMGDFAQSAACQASPDQQKQSDPNASMKTEYMSFPPPLQRSPLNTTAERGSTGWQKTSNENNIVHCYQSKSERRDSRSTSPAFSPDRSQLQRFDRGSQESYSSLADPADPTTITKTYKAGRKASAQANLASRSKTPNKARRRLNKGRNKNNEGLSDSVGSTVDFGHKRAPLLRLKDQNKSLLDKLTQEKLDSKSKFGKKRNDLSSAYAWRTPFLSNRIACTEAPDASSDFSLFEALRETIYSEVATLISQNEARPHFLIELFHELQLLNTDYLRQRALFSLQDIVTRHLTEKNAAEDHLPSLSPVAWAADSQSELTPSESLASSDAEVVEKNLKKKRGGAESVDSSASASSHLEPFADELGNTVLHLDKALARIGQCEHTKLKAEFYPRSASAAGAGDVSNAAHPSADCADRTEEGASADVRCPQVDTQQLDRQIKAIIAEVIPFFKENMDKVCSLQLLTSVRRLVLNLTQQHDESREFVQFFHKQLGGILQDTLTKFEGQTLKDCGEDLLVEISEILFNELAFFRLMQDLDNSSHGAKHKGKKPEERPSKTRQAGKPNAAAAAGGRSVSPACADEDDSFIQDQDEATRGANATLQEFYYQSEKKSSRSEGSEEEAEGQGERLPLSIDLSKAETQALTNYGSGEDENEEEEMEEFEAGPVDVQTSLQASADGQPEPEPEQEGPTGDETGEVTTEQRSSDNDETNESVEMMDSTVVECNVARSPSPQAEAEAAAPSDGASAGCEGQQVTPTSSPNTNSPVMISVEEIGSGSTSQKSDEEDFVKVEDLPLQLTVMCEEELQKRIVEEQQNNNLSMEILNGNAESVTGLVGNAQALKEPDTVGAQSA, encoded by the exons ATGGCCTCCGGAGGTGCTCCTTTTGATGACGGCGCAGAAGAGCTTCATAACTGGACTGCACCCAACTGCAGTCTGGAAGATCGGCTCAACAACATG GACTGGGGGGTGCAGCAGAAGAAGGCAAATCGATCTTCGgagaagaacaggaaaaaaCTGTCTGCTCCCATGGTGGAGAGCCGCCTTACGAACGACATTTCACCCGAgtccacccctggagctggCCGCAGGAGAGCACGCACTCCTCACTCCTTCCCTCATGTCAAATACACTACCCAGATGTCTGTCCCAGACCAGGCGGAGCTGGACAAGCTGCGCCAGAGAATAAATTTCACAGATATGGACGAG CGGAGCATCGGCAGTGACTCCCAGGGGCGCGTCACAGCCGCCAACAACCAACGGCAGATAGccgcagaaaacaaaaaaacccacaactttCTACCTCTACACGTGAACACTAACAAGAGCAGAGACCTGCTgggcccctcctcctctgccccagCCACACCAGCCATCAGCCAGGAAATGAAGAAGCAGGGCCCAGGACTCAGAGACGCATTGACCCCCTTGGTTCCAATGAAGGACACTCCGAGACCCAGCCGTGGAGGCAATGGTAGAGGAGCAGGACTGAAGGGAGAATTAGGCAGAGATCAAATAGACAGTAGTCAG GTGGTGAGCAAACTGGTGCAGATCCGCGAGTACATCAGCAAGGCCAGCTCCATGCGGGACGACCTGGTGGAGAAGAACGATGTTCCGGCCAACGTGGAGCGCCTCTCCCACCTCATCAACCACCTCAAGCAGCAGGAGAAGTCCTACTTGCGGTTCTTACAGAAAATGCTG ACACGGgagaatgaagatgatgatgtgggGACCCTGGACTCTGCCGTCGGCTCGGGCTCCCTGGCAGACAGCACCTCACTCAATACTGAGGTGCGCTCCTCAGATGCTTCAAATGCAGTG GGGAGTTGGCCAGAAATGGTGCAGGCTGAACAGATGGAAGAGTTGGAGAACCTCAGAAAACAACACGAGCTGTTAAAGAAGATGCTggaacagcagcatcagctcaGAGCCCTGCAGGGTCGACAGGAAGCGCTAATGGCCATGCAGGAGAGCGCCGAACAGGCCATCGCTGCCATTGAAGACACGG TCGTCACAGAAACCACAGGCAGCGTTTCAGGCCTGAGCATCACGTCAGAGTTGAATGAAGAGCTGAATGATTTGATCCAGAGGTTCCACAACCAGCTGCACGACTCCCGG ACTCAAGCAGTGCCAGACAACCGTCGTCAGGCAGAGAGCCTTTCTCTGTCTCGAGAGGTGTGTTGGTCCCGCGCTCCCCAGGCCATTGGACCTCCTCagcacagacctctgctccATTCTGCCTCCGGTCCCCACACCGATCTCGATCCAGAGGCGACAGCCGCCAGTGCCAAGCTCACCAAGCTCCAAGAGCTTCAAGACAAGAAACAAACCATGGACAagatcctgcaggagctgcattCACTCCGAGACCAAACACTCAATAACAGCTCGT GCCGTGGTTTCTCAACACAGTGCAGTCTGAACATGGGAGAGTCCTCGGATtgtcctgctctctgctcaAACGAGGCTTCATCGTCCACTTCGTTCCACCCTGCGCCCACGCAGCACCAGGACGGCTCCAGTTCCACCGATAAGCTCCG AAAGCTGAAGGAGGTCCACAAACGGTTGAACGAGCTGCGGGAGCTGGTCCAGTACTACGAACAAACGTCCGATATGATGGTGGACGCTGTCAATGAGAACGTGAAAGATgacgacgacgaagaggaggaggaggaagatgagaccGACGACGGCTCCATGTTTGAGACCATGTTCGAGTCTGAACAGGACAACAGGCACTCTGTCACAAACATCAG AAACCCTCAGCGTGGTGGTAACTGGGTCGACCTAAACAGCCTGACCAACAGTCACACGGTGAGAGGCGGTAATTCAAACAACCAGGACGGCAGACTCAACACGGAGTGTGAGATCAACAACCGGTCAGCAGCCAACCTGCGCAGCCTAAACATCCCATCAACCATAG AGTGCCAGTACAACAGGGATACCCGTTATAACGAGGTGAAAGATGAAGACGAAGACGTCCTGGATAACGAGGAAGGGGCGCGCGCGGCCGCCGCCCCGGACAGCGAGGGGTCCAGTCGGAGAAGTAGCCTGGGCAACGCTGGAGAGTTTGTCCATAAGGTTCACCAGCAAAAAGTGAAGCAGAAACTTAGACAGCTTCAAGAGCTCATGGCGATGGTTCAG AGTGATGACACTGATGGCACAACCGCTAACGAGGACGACATTTTACACCAACAGCCGAACAACACCAGAGCTGGACCCAAACCAAGTCCAAGAGAACCCGGTCTGTCCAGCAAAGCCAG GGAGAAGCTGTATGAGGAGAAAATCCGTCAGCAGAagcaggagctgaaacagctgCACGACGAGCACAAGAGGCTCACTGAAATTCAAGGCAAGATCAGGGACCTGCAGTGGGCCTGTCCCGACCTTCag TCCTCTGTGTGCAGCACTGGAAGCCAGCAGGGCCTGTTGAGGAAGGTTCCCGTCACGCCAGTTTCCATTCCGGGCCCTGTTCAGACGGCCGTGTCCTCGGGGCCCAAACCGAATGTTAGCCTGCTGAAAAAAGCTGCTCCAGAACCGGCCGTGGCTCCGGTCGCTGACAATGAG CTTTGGTCGGAGATGCGTCGCCACCAGATTCTGCGGGAGGAGCTGCGCCATCGCAGAAAACACCTGGAGTATTTGATCGCTGAGCACCAGAGGCGTAGCGGCCCGACCGACTCCCCACGGCACAACCGAGGAAGCCTTGCTTCCCCCTCACACACTGTCAGCAGGGATGAGAG GACGATGGCCACATGGGGTTCTAGTCCATGCCAactggaggatgatgaggatgaggagtaTAACACTGAAATGGgtgcagatgaggaagaagagcaggatGAGTGTACAGAGGGCAGCTCTGATGATGACATCCAgatctgcagcaggaaccaGAGCTCATATAGTAACAGAAAGAATCAAGGAAG CAACCGGAACCCTCCGATACTCATCTCGGGTGACGGCGGTGGAAATACACCGCTTCATAACAAAACTAAGGCCCAGGAACCGCAGCGGTCGGAGAATCGGCACGGAAGCGCACGCCGACAAGAGAACGTGCGCTGGGCCTCTGAGCTGTCCTTCGCCGAGGGTTCGCGTCACTGGCAGGAGCAGGTCAGCCAGCTGCAGAGGCAAATGGACTTCAGCACCAGCATGTGTCAGACGCTCCTGCAGGATCAGCAG ACCCTCTCTTACATGTTACAAACCCTGCTGACGGGTCAGTACAGCATCTTACCCAATAACCTGTCATCACCTCAAGTGCACCTGATCATGCACCAACTCAACCAGTGTTACACCCAGCTGGCCtggcagcagaacaacatccaAAG ACTAAAACAGGTCATGAACGAGctcctctgtcagcagcagcagtcttcttctgctccatcaGGCTGGCAGACCCAGAAGCAGAGCTCATTCCAGGAGTCCAACTGTGGCCCGTCAGCGCCTCCCGGTGTTGTCCCCATCTTCTCTGTCCCAAACCCTTCAGCCAACAACATGGCAGCCTCTCCCATGCCTTCATTCTCTCACA gcctAAACGCCTTTTCCTTGTTTCCTGCTCCCATGGGAGACTTTGCTCAGAGTGCAGCCTGTCAGGCAAGTCCTGACCAGCAGAAGCAGTCGGATCCAAATGCTTCCATGAAAACTGAGTATATGAGTTTCCCTCCTCCGCTGCAGCGCTCCCCCCTCAACACCACTGCAGAGAGAGG ATCAACTGGATGGCAGAAAACCTCCAATGAGAACAACATTGTCCACTGTTACCAGTCTAAAAGCGAGCGCCGGGACTCTCGCTCCACCTCCCCGGCCTTCAGCCCCGACCGGTCGCAGTTGCAGCGGTTTGACAGGGGGTCGCAGGAAAGTTACAGCAGCCTggccgaccccgctgaccctaCAACCATCACAAAGACCTACAAGGCCGGGCGCAAGGCGTCGGCACAAGCCAACCTGGCCTCCCGAAGCAAGACGCCCAACAAGGCCCGCCGTAGGTTGAATAAAGGGCGTAACAAGAACAATGAAG GACTGAGCGACAGCGTTGGCAGCACTGTCGACTttggccacaagagggcgcctTTGCTTCGTCTGAAAGACCAGAACAAGAGTTTGCTGGACAAGTTGACCCAAGAGAAACTTGACAGCAAATCTAAGTTtggcaaaaaaagaaatgaccTCTCCTCTG CCTATGCTTGGAGGACACCCTTCCTCTCTAACAGAATTGCATGTACAGAAGCACCAG ATGCCAGCAGCGACTTCTCACTGTTTGAGGCTCTGAGGGAGACCATTTACTCTGAAGTGGCTACACTGATATCCCAGAACGAGGCTCGTCCCCACTTTCTCATCGAGCTCTTccatgagctgcagctgctaaaCACCGACTACTTGCGCCAGAGGGCGCTGTTTTCgttgcag GACATCGTGACCAGACACCTGACGGAGAAGAATGCAGCCGAGGACCATTTGCCTTCCCTCAGCCCTGTGGCCTGGGCTGCTGACTCCCAGTCTGAGCTCACGCCCAGTGAGAGTTTGGCCAGCAGCGATGCA gaggtggtggagaaaaacctgaagaagaagagaggcggTGCAGAGTCTGTGGACAGCAGCGCGTCGGCATCCTCCCATCTTGAGCCTTTTGCTGATGAActtg gcAACACGGTGCTTCATTTAGACAAAGCCCTGGCCAGAATTGGACAGTGTGAACACACGAAGCTTAAAGCTGAGTTTTACCCTCGCAGCGCCAGCGCCGCAGGTGCAGGTGACGTTTCGAACGCCGCGCATCCTTCTGCTGACTGTGCTGACAGAACAGAAG AAGGCGCGTCCGCTGATGTGCGCTGCCCTCAGGTTGATACCCAGCAGTTGGACCGTCAGATCAAAGCCATCATAGCGGAGGTCATTCCCTTCTTTAAG gagaacatggataAGGTTTGTTCCCTCCAGCTGTTGACTTCGGTGCGCCGTCTGGTCCTGAATCTCACCCAGCAGCACGATGAAAGCAGAgaatttgtccagtttttccaCAAGCAGCTTGGAGGTATACTTCAG GACACTCTCACAAAGTTTGAGGGCCAAACTCTGAAGGACTGTGGAGAAGACCTCCTGGTGGAGATCTCAGAGATCCTCTTCAACGAACTGGCCTTCTTCAGGCTCATGCAGGATTTGGACAACAGCAGCCATGGTGCTAAACACAAGGGTAAGAAGCCAGAAGAGCGTCCCAGTAAGACCAGGCAGGCTGGAAAG CCGAATGCAGCTGCCGCCGCGGGTGGGAGGTCCGTTTCTCCCGCGTGCGCAGATGAAGACGATTCATTCATCCAGGATCAGGACGAGGCCACACGGGGAGCCAATGCGACTCTGCAGGAGTTTTACTACCAGTcggagaagaagagcagcaggagcgagggctcagaggaggaggctgaaggacAGGGCGAGAGGTTACCGTTGTCCATCG ATCTTTCCAAAGCTGAGACTCAGGCTCTGACCAACTACGGCAGCGGAGAGGATgaaaacgaggaggaggagatggaggagttcGAGGCCGGACCGGTCGACGTCCAAACGTCTTTGCAAGCTTCTGCTGACGGccagccggagccggagccggagcagGAG GGGCCGACGGGTGATGAAACCGGCGAGGTGACGACAGAACAAAGGAGTTCAGACAATGACG AAACTAACGAGTCAGTGGAGATGATGGACTCCACCGTGGTGGAGTGTAACGTGGCGAGGAGCCCAAGTCCCCAGGCTGAAGCGGAGGCAGCGGCCCCCTCGGATGGAGCGTCCGCAGGCTGCGAGGGTCAGCAGGTCACCCCCACCAGCAGCCCTAACACGAACTCGCCCGTCATGATCAGCGTGGAG GAGATCGGATCCGGCAGCACCAGTCAGAAGTCTGACGAAGAAGACTTTGTGAAGGTGGAGGACCTGCCGCTGCAGCTCACCGTCATGTGCGAG gaggagcttcagaagagaatagtggaggagcagcagaacaacaacCTGTCCATGGAGATCCTCAACGGGAACGCCGAGTCGGTGACCGGACTGG